The following are encoded in a window of Candidatus Poribacteria bacterium genomic DNA:
- a CDS encoding radical SAM protein, translating into MNLHQHYQHLRSEEHGAHTNFRKPNKFALVYPSTYALGMSSLGVQVMYATLNSRVDTACERVFIPEPDYLRKLASQRKALFSFETQTPLNQFDIIGFSVSFESDYVNIPRTLALANIPSLADERTEWDPLIIAGGINISYNPEPIADFVDVFVIGEAELVIHQLMAHFNEWKRSGTPKSELLETLATVPGLYVPHFYDVTYRDDGTIDAVSPKPGISPQIRAGAVPKLDDVETCTHIHTPNTEFENAHLIEIVRGCGRQCRFCVADYARRWPRHRSVGSTLALAERARGITDRIGLVGASISDHPHIDEIATGLVDRGFRISCASLRAETVRAPLLDALADSEQGTITIAPEVATEELQKVVNKAIPRERLYYIFEEALKRDILNLRLYFLIGVPHETPADVEAIVDMAKEMRTILLPHAKRTGKIARISFTISPMVPKPHTPFQWVAMEPPKTISRKLDFLKREINQLGSIKVGSASARLAHQEAVFARGDRRLGKVILDLARGVSWNQAFRNHELVPHFYATRQRPLHEVNPWDHLDLNVKPQFLQLEFHKHEKGFTTSECDTAVCKKCGAC; encoded by the coding sequence GTGAACCTACATCAACATTATCAACACTTGCGCAGTGAGGAACACGGCGCACATACCAACTTCAGAAAACCTAACAAATTCGCACTTGTCTATCCGAGTACGTATGCCCTCGGTATGTCAAGCCTCGGTGTTCAGGTGATGTATGCAACGCTCAACAGTCGAGTGGACACCGCTTGCGAACGTGTTTTTATTCCTGAGCCTGATTACCTCCGGAAACTTGCCTCTCAGAGAAAGGCTCTTTTCTCGTTTGAAACGCAGACGCCTCTGAATCAATTTGACATCATCGGGTTTTCAGTCTCTTTTGAATCAGATTATGTGAATATTCCTCGCACGTTAGCATTGGCGAACATACCCTCCCTTGCTGATGAGCGAACCGAATGGGATCCGCTCATCATTGCTGGTGGCATTAATATCTCCTACAATCCAGAACCGATTGCCGATTTTGTTGATGTCTTTGTCATCGGAGAAGCCGAACTTGTCATTCACCAACTGATGGCACATTTCAATGAGTGGAAGAGATCCGGCACACCGAAGAGCGAATTGCTTGAAACGCTCGCCACTGTTCCAGGGCTTTACGTGCCACATTTTTACGATGTAACCTATCGCGACGATGGTACGATTGATGCCGTCTCCCCAAAACCGGGCATATCGCCTCAGATTCGCGCAGGAGCCGTTCCAAAACTTGATGATGTCGAAACTTGCACGCACATCCACACACCCAATACTGAATTCGAAAACGCACATCTCATTGAAATTGTACGCGGATGCGGTAGGCAGTGTCGCTTCTGCGTCGCAGACTATGCCCGTCGATGGCCGAGACATCGCTCCGTAGGGAGTACGCTCGCGCTTGCCGAACGCGCACGTGGCATTACAGATAGAATCGGACTTGTCGGAGCTTCTATCTCTGACCATCCACACATCGACGAAATTGCGACAGGCCTCGTCGACCGTGGATTTCGCATCTCCTGTGCCTCTCTCCGCGCCGAAACTGTCCGCGCACCTCTGCTTGACGCACTCGCAGACAGTGAACAAGGAACCATCACTATTGCGCCAGAAGTTGCAACCGAAGAACTCCAAAAGGTTGTCAATAAAGCCATCCCCCGTGAACGCCTCTACTATATTTTCGAGGAAGCATTAAAACGTGATATTCTCAACCTTCGCCTATACTTCCTCATTGGTGTCCCACATGAAACACCAGCAGACGTGGAAGCCATTGTTGATATGGCAAAGGAGATGCGAACGATCCTTCTCCCTCATGCGAAGAGAACGGGAAAAATCGCGCGCATTAGTTTCACGATTTCACCCATGGTGCCAAAACCGCATACGCCTTTCCAGTGGGTAGCGATGGAACCTCCGAAAACCATCTCCCGAAAACTCGATTTTCTCAAACGCGAAATTAACCAACTTGGCAGTATAAAAGTCGGTTCCGCAAGTGCTAGACTCGCACACCAAGAAGCCGTCTTTGCCCGCGGCGATCGGCGACTTGGAAAAGTCATCCTTGACCTCGCACGCGGTGTCTCATGGAACCAAGCTTTCCGTAATCATGAATTAGTCCCACATTTTTATGCGACACGTCAACGTCCACTGCATGAGGTCAACCCGTGGGATCATCTTGATCTCAACGTTAAACCGCAATTTCTACAACTTGAGTTCCACAAACACGAAAAAGGGTTCACGACCAGCGAATGCGACACGGCTGTTTGTAAGAAGTGTGGTGCTTGCTAA
- the ftsW gene encoding putative lipid II flippase FtsW produces MVRNYQNSTPNKRNRQSGPKSGFKWTNTRVYSVVEEQQKQVVEPPPPERLGRMDKGLIALTLCLIAIGILMVYSASHLLSSRHYEGYSYRYLQIHIIACVLGLVGMFFTSHLPYRFYARFANFFLLLAFIGLLLVFVPGLGTSVQGAEGGRFKRWINIGLPINFQPVEFAKIALVIHVANFISRNPERIKSFFNGVLPNILIVGAAFGLVYIQPDFGSATLLVVTACIVLFVGGMRIWHVVTLGSVGGSLIGFLIIRDSYKLKRLMDYLAMLKSPDATNYQLTRSLDALENGGLLGLGIDSSLQKISRLPYPHTDFIFAVLGEEFGFIGAVTVTFIFMLLVWRGLQIARHARDLFASLLAIGITTLIGLQAFINIGVVTGLLPTKGITLPFISYGGSSIVLSLVSVGILLNISRSSNKNVD; encoded by the coding sequence ATGGTACGCAACTACCAAAACTCTACCCCTAACAAAAGGAATCGACAATCTGGACCAAAATCTGGGTTCAAATGGACGAACACGCGCGTCTATTCCGTTGTAGAGGAACAGCAGAAACAGGTAGTAGAACCACCCCCTCCAGAAAGATTGGGACGAATGGATAAAGGGCTGATCGCGCTTACGCTCTGCCTCATTGCAATAGGCATTCTGATGGTATACAGTGCAAGCCATCTCCTGTCTTCAAGACACTATGAGGGCTATAGTTACCGTTATCTACAGATACATATCATTGCGTGTGTCCTGGGTTTAGTCGGTATGTTCTTTACCTCTCATCTACCTTACAGATTCTATGCAAGGTTCGCAAACTTTTTCTTACTACTTGCCTTCATAGGATTATTATTGGTTTTCGTCCCCGGCTTGGGGACAAGTGTTCAAGGGGCAGAAGGGGGTAGATTTAAACGCTGGATCAATATAGGATTGCCTATCAATTTTCAACCTGTGGAATTTGCGAAAATAGCATTGGTTATACACGTCGCAAATTTTATAAGCCGCAACCCAGAGCGCATTAAGAGTTTTTTCAACGGTGTACTTCCGAACATCCTAATTGTAGGTGCCGCCTTTGGTCTTGTGTACATCCAACCGGATTTCGGTTCGGCAACTTTACTTGTAGTAACCGCCTGTATCGTGCTATTCGTCGGCGGTATGCGTATATGGCACGTGGTAACACTTGGCAGTGTCGGCGGTAGCCTTATCGGTTTTCTTATCATTCGGGATTCATACAAACTAAAGCGGCTCATGGATTATTTGGCAATGCTGAAATCTCCAGATGCGACGAACTATCAGTTGACACGTTCACTGGACGCCCTCGAAAACGGCGGACTTCTCGGTTTAGGAATCGATAGCAGCCTTCAAAAAATATCACGTCTTCCCTATCCACACACAGATTTTATTTTCGCAGTGTTAGGTGAGGAATTCGGGTTTATTGGTGCAGTGACTGTGACATTTATTTTTATGCTTCTTGTATGGCGAGGGCTTCAGATTGCCCGACACGCCAGAGACCTATTCGCTTCTTTACTCGCCATCGGAATTACAACACTTATCGGCTTACAGGCATTCATCAACATCGGTGTTGTAACAGGCTTACTGCCGACAAAAGGGATCACATTGCCCTTTATCAGTTACGGGGGTTCATCAATCGTTTTGAGTCTGGTAAGCGTTGGGATCCTTTTGAATATATCACGTAGCAGCAATAAAAACGTAGACTAA
- a CDS encoding phospho-N-acetylmuramoyl-pentapeptide-transferase, producing the protein MFYHFLYENLVDIFSPFNIFRYISIRAIYATATSLIIALVLGPFMINRLKQLRIGEHIREEGPEDHQSKAGTPTMGGVLIIVSVLISVVFWSRLDQPYIYLMILTTLWFGGLGFLDDYSKLVKQQSLGLRGWHKIGLQTLGALAIAVYLYQWGPAHTGDLTTRTSLALPFFKDVHPNLGILFIPFATLVIVGVSNSVNLTDGMDGLAIGCTLFVAGTLGIVGYMTSHSEIAAYLNIFHLPVGGEVTTVFCAALVGAGLGFLWYNGHPAQVFMGDTGSLALGATLGTVAVLIKQEFLLLIVGAIFVAETLSVIIQVWSFRTFGKRVFKMSPIHYHFLLSGWEESKVVIRFWIVGLILVLIALSTLKLR; encoded by the coding sequence CGCTTGTCTTGGGGCCGTTCATGATAAATCGGCTCAAACAACTTCGGATTGGCGAGCACATACGCGAAGAGGGTCCAGAAGATCACCAAAGCAAAGCAGGGACGCCAACAATGGGCGGTGTGCTCATTATCGTTTCCGTCCTGATATCGGTAGTGTTCTGGTCGCGTTTGGATCAACCCTATATTTATTTGATGATTCTAACAACACTCTGGTTCGGTGGACTCGGATTCTTAGATGATTACAGCAAATTGGTAAAACAACAATCCTTAGGACTTCGAGGTTGGCATAAAATTGGACTTCAAACATTAGGAGCATTAGCAATTGCCGTTTATCTTTATCAGTGGGGTCCTGCACACACTGGAGATCTAACAACACGGACATCGTTGGCTCTCCCTTTTTTTAAAGATGTTCACCCAAATTTAGGTATCCTGTTCATACCGTTTGCAACACTGGTCATCGTTGGGGTCTCTAATTCCGTCAACCTTACGGATGGGATGGATGGATTAGCAATTGGATGTACCCTGTTTGTTGCGGGAACCTTAGGCATCGTCGGGTACATGACGAGCCACAGTGAGATTGCAGCGTACCTGAACATTTTTCATTTACCAGTGGGCGGAGAAGTCACAACAGTTTTCTGTGCAGCGTTAGTCGGAGCGGGTTTGGGATTTTTATGGTATAATGGGCATCCTGCCCAAGTCTTTATGGGAGACACTGGATCACTGGCACTCGGTGCGACACTTGGAACGGTGGCAGTGCTTATAAAGCAGGAATTTCTGCTCCTGATAGTCGGTGCTATTTTCGTTGCTGAAACATTATCGGTCATTATCCAAGTCTGGTCATTCCGTACATTTGGTAAACGTGTCTTCAAGATGTCTCCGATCCATTATCACTTCCTGCTCTCAGGGTGGGAGGAATCCAAAGTTGTCATCCGATTTTGGATCGTTGGACTCATTTTGGTCTTAATAGCCTTAAGCACATTGAAACTTCGGTAA
- the murD gene encoding UDP-N-acetylmuramoyl-L-alanine--D-glutamate ligase, giving the protein MQLQGKRVTVFGLNRSGIAAAKLLYSQGAVVTLTDTRSREALSAEIDALTESSEPSKAETPNSRLLDTCNPYRTYFSGHPLECITDADLIVVSPGVPLDIPILCAARARNLPILAELEVAADVCPAPIIAITGTKGKSTTTLLTAAILKSGGRFPNVRVAGNIGVPLAAEVQNLTSRDIVVVEASSFQLESTVNFHPKVSVVLNLSRDHLDRHGTMSSYRDAKQKISDNQTPTDWIVLNDSDASIKDFATATSAKVVYFTDKGAPKNSSFSGTFRVESGLFAQQNGIREKICDIVDIPLPGAHNVRNVLAAIAVGRIFGVTGTEIRDAFQGFDRSHPALSHAFELVRVLEGVRFINDSKATNVSAVKAALESLGNSQVLLIMGGYDKGNDYTPLREIVQTQVKGAIMLGEYTQQIEKSLANTTKIMKAKTMAEAVQVAHKHASSGDVVLLSPANASFDMYSDYKARGTDFKEAVDALHPKHSNQTQDQSTKPATTAQATRT; this is encoded by the coding sequence ATGCAATTACAAGGAAAGCGGGTTACAGTTTTTGGCTTGAATCGAAGCGGGATCGCTGCGGCGAAGTTACTATATTCACAGGGGGCCGTTGTTACGCTTACAGACACGCGGTCTCGTGAAGCACTCTCCGCGGAAATTGATGCGCTCACTGAGTCTTCAGAACCAAGTAAAGCAGAGACTCCTAATAGCAGGCTTCTGGACACCTGTAATCCGTATCGAACATATTTTAGTGGACACCCTTTGGAATGCATTACAGATGCAGATCTTATAGTGGTCTCCCCAGGTGTCCCGCTCGATATTCCGATTCTGTGCGCGGCGCGGGCGAGAAACCTCCCAATCCTCGCAGAATTGGAGGTTGCCGCGGACGTATGTCCGGCACCCATTATCGCCATCACCGGCACGAAAGGTAAATCAACAACGACGCTCCTCACGGCTGCCATACTAAAATCCGGTGGTAGATTTCCAAACGTTCGTGTTGCTGGTAACATCGGTGTGCCATTGGCAGCAGAGGTTCAAAACCTTACAAGCCGAGATATAGTCGTTGTTGAGGCAAGCAGTTTTCAGCTGGAGAGCACTGTGAATTTTCATCCGAAGGTGAGCGTTGTGCTTAATTTATCTCGCGACCACTTGGACAGACACGGAACAATGTCCTCTTATCGCGACGCAAAACAGAAAATCTCTGACAATCAGACACCCACAGACTGGATCGTCCTCAACGATTCAGATGCATCTATCAAGGACTTCGCAACAGCAACATCGGCGAAAGTGGTCTATTTTACTGACAAAGGTGCTCCCAAAAATTCGTCGTTCTCAGGAACATTTAGAGTGGAGTCGGGACTTTTCGCACAGCAGAACGGGATCCGCGAAAAAATATGTGACATCGTGGACATTCCACTTCCGGGAGCACACAATGTCCGGAACGTCCTCGCTGCTATTGCTGTAGGACGGATTTTCGGTGTAACAGGAACAGAAATCCGAGACGCATTTCAAGGCTTCGATCGGTCGCACCCCGCCTTATCGCATGCCTTTGAACTGGTGCGAGTCTTAGAAGGGGTCCGATTCATAAACGACTCAAAAGCGACAAACGTGTCGGCAGTCAAAGCCGCTCTTGAATCGTTAGGAAATTCTCAAGTTTTACTAATAATGGGAGGGTATGACAAGGGCAACGATTACACACCTTTGCGTGAAATTGTTCAAACTCAGGTTAAAGGGGCAATAATGCTCGGAGAGTATACCCAACAAATTGAAAAGAGTCTCGCCAATACCACAAAAATAATGAAAGCAAAAACAATGGCAGAAGCTGTGCAAGTGGCACATAAACACGCGTCATCGGGCGATGTTGTCCTGCTATCGCCTGCAAACGCAAGTTTTGATATGTATTCCGATTACAAAGCAAGAGGCACCGATTTTAAAGAAGCCGTTGACGCGCTCCACCCGAAGCACAGCAATCAAACTCAAGATCAAAGCACAAAGCCTGCAACAACGGCGCAGGCGACTCGAACATGA
- the ftsZ gene encoding cell division protein FtsZ, giving the protein MIEFEQEEFESLRAKIKVIGVGGAGGNAVKRMIEAGLTGIEFYAVNTDQQALMTCRGATQIQIGVNTTEGLGSGANPDIGRKAAEEDREHLQTIVENANMVFITAGMGGGTGTGAAPLIATQAKERGALTIGVVTRPFNFEGQRRAAAAEAGLEELREAADSVIVVPNQRLIDTMDRKLPIREAFRMGDQILLHGVKSISDIVTESGEINVDFADVESIMRNAGSALMGMGHATGDNRAQIAAEQAISSPLLEQTNIAGAVGMIVNITAPPDFMMHELDDAMGVIQDTAPDAQIIFGLVYKDELELGDEVLVTVIATGFDNAAGEAYGIDDRNTSARYDDADTYQRQPQTFEQRIPSSSRTRRTPSDNPKVPGRRRRVNAEPPTEEDNVPQNNPPKPTRGRDQGSQQRETDWEIPAFLRVQKRRGNDK; this is encoded by the coding sequence ATGATAGAATTTGAACAGGAAGAATTTGAAAGTCTACGCGCTAAAATTAAAGTCATTGGGGTTGGTGGAGCAGGTGGAAACGCTGTCAAACGTATGATTGAAGCAGGACTTACCGGTATAGAATTTTATGCCGTCAATACTGACCAACAAGCACTCATGACCTGCCGCGGTGCCACCCAAATCCAGATTGGCGTTAACACCACTGAGGGCTTAGGTTCCGGCGCAAATCCCGATATCGGCAGAAAAGCCGCTGAAGAAGACAGAGAACACCTTCAAACTATCGTAGAGAATGCCAATATGGTCTTCATCACCGCAGGCATGGGCGGTGGGACGGGTACCGGTGCTGCCCCACTTATCGCTACACAAGCCAAAGAGCGTGGCGCACTTACGATTGGAGTCGTGACCCGTCCGTTCAACTTTGAGGGACAACGTCGCGCAGCCGCCGCCGAAGCAGGGCTTGAGGAACTCCGAGAAGCTGCTGACTCCGTAATTGTTGTGCCAAACCAGCGTCTCATTGATACCATGGACAGGAAACTTCCAATCCGTGAAGCATTTCGGATGGGAGACCAGATTCTTTTACATGGCGTTAAAAGTATATCCGACATTGTCACTGAATCCGGTGAAATTAACGTTGATTTTGCCGATGTTGAATCCATCATGCGAAACGCAGGAAGCGCGTTGATGGGCATGGGCCATGCAACTGGGGACAACCGCGCCCAAATTGCAGCGGAACAGGCGATCAGCTCGCCACTCCTTGAGCAAACGAATATTGCTGGGGCCGTCGGTATGATTGTGAACATTACCGCACCGCCTGATTTCATGATGCACGAACTCGATGACGCTATGGGTGTCATTCAGGATACTGCCCCTGATGCACAAATCATTTTCGGACTTGTTTACAAAGATGAATTGGAACTTGGAGATGAAGTCCTTGTAACCGTCATTGCAACAGGGTTTGATAATGCTGCAGGAGAGGCCTACGGCATTGATGATAGAAACACATCTGCACGATATGACGACGCAGATACTTATCAAAGGCAGCCACAGACTTTTGAACAGCGTATACCCAGTTCAAGCAGAACGCGAAGAACGCCATCTGATAACCCCAAGGTTCCGGGGCGGAGGCGGAGGGTGAATGCCGAACCACCTACAGAGGAGGATAACGTACCCCAAAACAATCCGCCCAAACCTACTCGAGGAAGAGACCAAGGCTCACAGCAGCGTGAAACAGACTGGGAAATTCCCGCTTTCTTACGCGTTCAGAAAAGACGTGGGAACGATAAATAG
- a CDS encoding UDP-N-acetylmuramate--L-alanine ligase, whose product MFGKTRHIHIIGIGGAGLSGITEILLDLGFHVTGSDIQKSYTTEHLRERGATIHYEHAASHIQGADVVVMSPAIPPDNPELLAAETQKIPIVRGAEMLNEITRMRYSVAVSGTHGKTTTTAMTATVLASLDPTVVVGGKLMNGSHAQSGEGDVMVVEADEAYGSIEMFYPTVAVVTSVDADHLDYYNSVDEIGETFLKFINKVPFYGTAVLCLDAENIQRFIPRIKKRYITYGLETRADLIAEGITVEGPTSRYRVRKNGDLYGEIHLKMPGRHNISNSLAAIAVGLELDIPFEQIRDRLESFQGVHRRFEILGEANNIIVVDDYAHNPAKLKAALSGARDGYKRRIVAVFQPHRYQRVRDLADEFSRSFYQADVLIVTSIYSAGEAPIENVTAEKLAEAIQSHGHRHVFYVPDTDEITDVLMKITQPEDIVITLGAGDISKVGHEFLNRLLNDSQ is encoded by the coding sequence ATGTTTGGAAAAACACGACACATCCATATCATCGGCATTGGCGGTGCTGGCTTAAGCGGCATCACTGAGATTCTGCTGGACCTCGGATTTCACGTAACAGGCTCAGATATCCAAAAGTCATACACTACGGAACACTTGCGTGAACGGGGAGCAACCATCCATTATGAGCATGCAGCATCACACATACAGGGTGCCGATGTCGTCGTTATGTCTCCCGCTATTCCACCTGATAATCCAGAACTACTCGCCGCAGAAACACAGAAAATTCCGATTGTCAGAGGCGCGGAGATGTTGAATGAAATTACGCGTATGCGCTATAGCGTCGCCGTCAGCGGAACACATGGAAAAACAACTACAACAGCTATGACTGCGACAGTCCTGGCGAGTCTTGATCCGACAGTCGTTGTAGGCGGGAAACTCATGAATGGCAGCCACGCGCAAAGTGGCGAAGGTGATGTTATGGTAGTCGAAGCAGACGAGGCGTATGGCTCTATTGAGATGTTTTATCCCACTGTTGCTGTTGTTACGTCAGTTGATGCCGACCACCTGGATTATTACAATAGCGTTGACGAGATTGGTGAAACCTTCCTTAAATTCATCAATAAGGTCCCATTTTACGGCACCGCAGTCCTCTGCTTAGATGCTGAAAATATTCAGCGGTTTATCCCGCGAATAAAAAAGCGTTATATTACGTATGGACTTGAAACGCGAGCGGATCTGATTGCTGAAGGCATTACTGTAGAGGGACCGACCTCTCGTTACCGAGTTCGCAAAAATGGAGACCTATATGGCGAAATCCACCTTAAAATGCCGGGCCGCCATAATATTTCTAACTCTTTGGCAGCGATAGCCGTTGGACTTGAACTTGATATCCCGTTCGAGCAAATTCGAGATCGACTTGAATCCTTCCAAGGGGTTCATCGCCGCTTTGAAATACTCGGTGAAGCTAACAACATCATTGTCGTTGACGATTACGCACATAATCCAGCGAAGTTGAAAGCTGCTTTGAGCGGTGCACGCGATGGGTATAAACGTCGTATCGTTGCCGTTTTTCAGCCACATCGATATCAACGGGTCAGAGATTTAGCAGATGAGTTCTCTCGCTCTTTTTATCAAGCAGACGTCCTTATTGTTACCTCAATCTATAGTGCCGGTGAAGCACCTATTGAAAACGTCACAGCTGAAAAACTGGCAGAGGCAATACAATCACACGGTCATCGTCATGTCTTCTATGTACCAGACACAGATGAAATTACGGACGTTTTGATGAAAATAACACAGCCAGAAGATATTGTCATTACGCTGGGAGCAGGGGACATCAGTAAAGTAGGACATGAATTCTTAAATAGACTCTTAAACGATAGCCAATAA
- the murG gene encoding undecaprenyldiphospho-muramoylpentapeptide beta-N-acetylglucosaminyltransferase, which yields MTISKRYDSNNLSETDDRSLSALKRRPTKKKIIIAGGGTGGHIYPAIGIAQALQRLDPSVDVAFIGGSDKLESTLVPQHGFHFLPISVAGFPRRLTLQWLPTIWKVFHGVLQSLRYMKTLKPDVIIGTGGYVSGPVLLAGLLCKIPIAIQEQNASVGLTNGILARWADVAYLAMESVRENNSFRRTTRIEITGNPIRPAIAAFPRCEETYRRFGLHPERKTIFVMGGSQGAHAINEAIVAALPHLVEYADQIQIVHQTGALEVEKVQDAYDRTLALQEGFLYCAKPFFETVEEIYSIADVMVCRAGGMTIAEVTACGIPAIFIPLPSQTGNNQVLNAQTVAEEGAAIVLEQGTFTAEALVKHLTNMILDKNTYERMVTASRSLGKPDAGDDIAKSIFLTF from the coding sequence ATGACTATCTCTAAGCGTTACGATAGCAATAATTTATCAGAAACCGATGACCGTAGCTTATCGGCACTGAAACGGCGTCCGACAAAGAAAAAAATCATTATAGCGGGCGGCGGGACAGGCGGGCATATCTATCCTGCTATTGGTATCGCCCAGGCACTGCAACGTTTGGATCCCAGTGTAGACGTTGCGTTCATCGGTGGCTCGGACAAGTTAGAATCAACACTTGTTCCACAACATGGATTCCATTTCTTGCCTATTTCGGTTGCTGGGTTTCCGCGGCGTCTCACCTTACAGTGGTTACCAACCATTTGGAAGGTATTTCATGGAGTTCTCCAGTCATTACGATATATGAAGACGCTGAAACCAGACGTTATTATAGGAACGGGAGGATATGTTTCAGGTCCGGTTCTGTTAGCCGGTCTTCTCTGCAAAATTCCGATTGCTATCCAAGAACAGAACGCTTCCGTTGGCTTAACGAACGGTATATTAGCACGATGGGCGGACGTCGCCTACCTTGCCATGGAATCGGTTCGCGAGAATAATTCGTTCCGACGCACCACACGTATAGAGATAACAGGAAATCCCATTCGTCCGGCAATCGCGGCATTTCCGAGATGCGAAGAAACCTATAGAAGGTTCGGGTTGCACCCAGAGCGGAAAACTATCTTTGTGATGGGTGGAAGCCAAGGTGCCCATGCTATCAATGAAGCGATTGTGGCAGCACTGCCACATTTAGTCGAATATGCCGATCAGATCCAGATAGTTCATCAAACGGGTGCACTGGAAGTAGAAAAGGTTCAAGACGCCTATGATCGGACACTCGCTTTGCAGGAAGGATTTCTATACTGTGCCAAACCTTTTTTCGAGACTGTTGAGGAAATCTATAGTATCGCAGACGTTATGGTGTGTCGAGCAGGAGGCATGACTATTGCCGAGGTCACCGCTTGCGGTATCCCCGCAATTTTCATACCTTTACCCTCGCAAACGGGAAACAATCAAGTATTAAACGCTCAGACTGTTGCAGAAGAAGGCGCGGCTATTGTCCTTGAACAAGGCACTTTCACAGCAGAAGCATTGGTTAAACACCTAACGAACATGATCCTGGACAAGAATACATACGAACGAATGGTAACCGCAAGTCGATCACTCGGCAAACCAGATGCAGGCGATGATATTGCCAAATCGATTTTTTTAACTTTTTAA
- the ftsA gene encoding cell division protein FtsA translates to MPKQNIIAGLDIGSSKISVVVGNTLHGGTEKIGIIGVGHATSEGLRRGVVVDINQTAEAIRKAISSAELMAGVKIDAVCVGISGEHVIGQTSHGVVSVANTEISQDDVDRAMIAAKAISIPADREILHVIQQNFVVDAQSRIREPIGMSGARLEAYAYIITGGTTAIQNLLNSIEKAGVPIVETLVAAPLAATQAIISKDERDVGIALVDIGDGTTEIIVYKEDSIEHTAVIPVGGQHVTNDIAQYLKVTLPEAEELKLHRGCAWTKLVDPNDVRSIQVTSDSAPPRFIDRIELAQIIEYRMAEILEAIGDELGDIQLPGGLVLTGGTALMDGLQELAEAMLQLRVQIGYPRGLQGLTDRVNHPMYSTGIGLALYGETLRQLEREHNTRHGGNAFGSFLQRVKEWFGY, encoded by the coding sequence ATGCCAAAACAAAATATTATCGCAGGACTTGATATCGGTTCAAGCAAAATTTCGGTAGTTGTTGGGAATACCCTGCACGGAGGCACAGAAAAAATAGGAATTATCGGCGTTGGTCACGCAACTTCCGAAGGACTCCGCAGGGGAGTTGTCGTTGACATCAACCAAACAGCCGAGGCTATCCGTAAAGCCATCTCCAGTGCTGAATTGATGGCAGGGGTGAAAATAGACGCCGTCTGTGTCGGTATTTCTGGCGAACATGTTATTGGGCAAACGTCACATGGGGTTGTTTCTGTGGCAAACACTGAGATTTCGCAGGACGATGTTGACCGAGCAATGATAGCGGCAAAGGCAATCTCAATTCCCGCAGACAGGGAAATACTGCATGTCATCCAGCAAAATTTCGTCGTTGATGCCCAGAGTCGTATTAGGGAACCTATTGGTATGTCAGGAGCACGTCTTGAAGCTTACGCCTACATTATTACAGGTGGCACAACGGCTATTCAGAATTTGCTCAATAGTATCGAAAAGGCAGGCGTGCCTATAGTTGAAACACTTGTCGCTGCACCGCTCGCAGCAACACAGGCTATCATCTCAAAGGATGAGCGTGACGTCGGCATTGCACTCGTTGATATCGGTGATGGAACAACTGAAATTATTGTCTACAAAGAGGATTCTATCGAACATACAGCAGTCATTCCTGTTGGAGGACAGCACGTTACCAACGACATTGCGCAATACTTAAAAGTCACCCTGCCAGAAGCTGAGGAACTTAAACTTCACCGAGGTTGTGCCTGGACAAAACTGGTTGATCCCAACGACGTTAGATCTATTCAAGTCACGAGTGATTCAGCACCGCCACGTTTCATCGACCGGATTGAACTTGCCCAAATTATCGAGTATCGTATGGCTGAAATCTTGGAGGCAATCGGTGACGAATTAGGGGATATCCAGCTCCCAGGTGGACTCGTGCTCACGGGTGGTACTGCGCTCATGGACGGCCTGCAAGAACTCGCTGAAGCTATGCTCCAGTTGCGAGTCCAAATCGGATACCCACGTGGCTTGCAAGGCTTGACCGACCGGGTGAACCATCCAATGTACTCGACAGGAATAGGGCTCGCCCTTTACGGTGAAACTCTGCGGCAGTTAGAACGTGAACACAACACACGTCATGGAGGGAATGCCTTTGGATCTTTCCTGCAACGCGTCAAGGAATGGTTTGGATATTAA